The following are from one region of the Bacillota bacterium genome:
- the rplL gene encoding 50S ribosomal protein L7/L12, whose protein sequence is MSKVAEILEMVKGMTVLELAELVKAFEEEFGVTAAAPVAVAAAPVAAAAAPVEEAQTEFDVILASAGDKKINVIKVVREITGLGLKEAKDLVDGAPKPVKEKISKEEAEAIKAKLVEAGASVEIK, encoded by the coding sequence ATGAGTAAGGTTGCTGAAATCCTGGAAATGGTAAAGGGCATGACCGTTCTGGAATTAGCCGAACTGGTCAAGGCTTTTGAAGAGGAGTTTGGCGTTACAGCTGCGGCCCCGGTAGCGGTAGCGGCAGCACCAGTAGCTGCTGCGGCAGCGCCGGTGGAAGAGGCTCAAACCGAATTTGACGTTATCCTGGCTAGCGCTGGTGATAAGAAGATCAACGTCATCAAGGTAGTGCGCGAGATTACCGGTTTAGGGCTGAAGGAAGCGAAGGATTTGGTTGATGGTGCCCCGAAACCTGTCAAAGAAAAGATCAGTAAGGAAGAGGCTGAAGCCATCAAGGCCAAGTTGGTTGAAGCTGGTGCCTCCGTGGAGATTAAGTAA
- the rplK gene encoding 50S ribosomal protein L11, whose protein sequence is MAKKVVGLVKLQCQAGKATPAPPVGPALGQYGVNIMAFCKEYNEKTAAQAGLVIPVEITVYDDRSFTFVLKTPPASVLLKKAAGLETASGEPNRKKVGKVTKSKVKEIAEMKMKDLNAASIDAAMRMIEGTARSMGIEIVEG, encoded by the coding sequence ATGGCCAAGAAGGTAGTAGGTCTGGTTAAACTGCAGTGTCAGGCCGGTAAGGCGACTCCCGCCCCTCCAGTTGGTCCGGCCCTGGGTCAGTATGGTGTCAATATTATGGCTTTTTGTAAGGAATATAATGAAAAGACCGCGGCGCAAGCGGGTCTGGTTATTCCAGTAGAAATTACGGTTTACGATGACCGTTCGTTTACATTTGTGTTGAAGACGCCGCCAGCTTCGGTCTTGTTGAAAAAAGCGGCCGGCTTGGAAACTGCGTCTGGCGAACCAAACCGTAAGAAGGTTGGCAAAGTGACGAAGAGCAAGGTCAAAGAAATCGCGGAAATGAAAATGAAAGACTTGAATGCTGCCAGTATCGACGCCGCGATGCGGATGATCGAAGGGACGGCCCGGAGCATGGGCATTGAGATTGTGGAAGGTTAG
- the secE gene encoding preprotein translocase subunit SecE produces the protein MANIKRVEAGRFSEYRTRTTNFLRTVWSELKKVHWPNRSELITYTGVVLISVAFVALLIWLVDSVLSFLLEQLFKALA, from the coding sequence ATGGCTAACATTAAACGGGTCGAGGCTGGTCGATTCAGCGAATATCGAACTAGGACTACCAACTTTTTGCGGACAGTATGGTCAGAACTAAAAAAGGTGCACTGGCCAAATCGTTCTGAGCTCATTACCTACACGGGTGTTGTTCTGATCTCAGTGGCCTTTGTCGCCTTACTAATTTGGCTGGTTGATTCGGTCTTGAGTTTTCTTTTAGAACAGTTATTCAAGGCTCTGGCTTGA
- a CDS encoding 50S ribosomal protein L10 codes for MPNIEAKKQVVTEIREKLQRSKSAVLTDYRGLNVKEVTKLRNQLREAGIEYRVVKNTLATIAVKDIGLDELEVYLKGPTAIAFSDDPVAPAKILSEFAKTNKNFAIKGGVLEGKVIDLEGVKALADLPSREVLLAKVVGAMQAPITAWVNVLQGPIRKFVYALDAVRKQKEA; via the coding sequence GTGCCGAATATCGAAGCCAAGAAGCAGGTTGTCACTGAGATTAGAGAAAAGCTCCAGCGTTCCAAGAGCGCAGTTTTAACTGATTACCGCGGACTTAACGTAAAAGAAGTGACAAAATTGAGAAATCAGCTGCGCGAAGCTGGAATTGAATATCGGGTAGTTAAAAACACACTTGCTACAATCGCGGTCAAAGACATTGGATTGGATGAACTGGAAGTATATTTAAAAGGCCCGACGGCCATTGCTTTTAGCGATGATCCCGTGGCGCCAGCGAAAATTTTGTCTGAGTTTGCCAAGACAAACAAAAACTTTGCTATAAAAGGCGGGGTTTTGGAAGGAAAGGTTATCGACCTCGAAGGGGTAAAAGCCCTGGCTGATTTACCGTCCCGAGAGGTGCTCCTGGCTAAAGTCGTGGGGGCGATGCAAGCGCCGATCACGGCCTGGGTCAATGTTCTGCAGGGGCCGATTCGCAAGTTTGTTTATGCCCTGGATGCCGTCAGGAAACAAAAAGAAGCTTAG
- the tuf gene encoding elongation factor Tu: MAKKKFERTKPHVNVGTIGHVDHGKTTLTAAITYVLSKVGGAVPTAYDQIDKAPEEKERGITISTAHVEYETANRHYAHVDCPGHADYVKNMITGAAQMDGAILVVSAADGPMPQTREHILLARQVGVPYIVVFLNKADMVDDPELMELVEMEVRDLLNEYEFPGDDIPVIPGSALKALECGCGSRECPHCSRIWALMDAVDEYVPIPERDVDKPFLMPVEDVFTITGRGTVATGRVERGTVKVGDEVEIVGLREATRKTVCTGVEMFRKLLDQAVAGDNIGTLLRGVERKEVERGMVLAKPGSIKPHTKFQSEVYVLTKEEGGRHTPFFNGYRPQFYFRTTDVTGVVTLPEGVEMVMPGDNIRMTIELITPIAIEEGLRFAIREGGRTVGAGVVTGIIE, from the coding sequence ATGGCTAAGAAAAAATTTGAAAGAACCAAACCTCACGTGAATGTGGGCACGATTGGCCACGTTGACCACGGCAAGACCACTTTGACCGCGGCAATCACCTATGTGTTGTCCAAAGTGGGCGGCGCGGTACCGACGGCTTATGACCAGATCGACAAGGCACCAGAAGAAAAAGAAAGAGGGATCACCATCTCGACCGCCCATGTCGAGTACGAAACTGCCAATCGGCACTACGCCCACGTGGACTGCCCAGGTCACGCCGACTACGTCAAGAACATGATCACTGGTGCTGCCCAAATGGACGGAGCCATTCTGGTAGTGTCAGCGGCTGATGGACCGATGCCGCAGACCCGTGAACACATCCTGCTGGCACGGCAAGTTGGCGTGCCTTACATCGTTGTTTTCCTGAATAAAGCTGACATGGTAGACGATCCTGAATTGATGGAACTGGTCGAAATGGAAGTGCGGGATCTATTGAATGAATATGAATTTCCGGGTGACGACATTCCGGTAATTCCCGGGTCGGCCCTAAAGGCGTTAGAGTGTGGCTGTGGGAGTCGGGAATGCCCGCACTGCAGTCGGATTTGGGCCTTGATGGATGCCGTTGATGAATACGTGCCGATTCCGGAGCGGGATGTAGATAAACCGTTCTTGATGCCGGTGGAGGATGTTTTTACCATAACTGGACGGGGCACCGTAGCGACTGGTCGGGTCGAGCGGGGGACCGTCAAGGTAGGGGATGAAGTAGAAATCGTTGGTTTACGGGAAGCCACCCGGAAGACGGTGTGTACTGGGGTAGAAATGTTCCGGAAGCTATTAGACCAGGCGGTAGCTGGAGACAACATTGGAACCCTGCTGCGGGGCGTGGAGCGGAAAGAAGTAGAGCGGGGGATGGTGCTGGCCAAACCGGGCTCGATCAAACCGCACACCAAGTTTCAGTCGGAAGTCTACGTTCTGACGAAAGAAGAAGGTGGACGGCACACACCGTTTTTCAACGGGTATCGGCCACAGTTTTATTTCCGGACGACTGATGTAACGGGCGTAGTTACCCTGCCTGAGGGCGTAGAAATGGTTATGCCGGGAGACAACATCCGGATGACCATCGAGTTGATCACCCCGATCGCCATCGAAGAGGGTTTAAGGTTCGCGATTCGGGAAGGCGGCCGGACGGTTGGCGCTGGTGTGGTTACCGGGATCATTGAGTAA
- the rpmG gene encoding 50S ribosomal protein L33 has translation MRVGVTLACTECKQRNYQTNKNKKNDPDRIEMKKYCKFCKTHTLHKETK, from the coding sequence ATGCGAGTTGGTGTTACCCTGGCTTGTACAGAATGTAAGCAGCGGAATTATCAAACCAACAAGAATAAGAAGAACGATCCGGACCGGATCGAAATGAAGAAGTACTGCAAGTTCTGTAAAACACACACCCTCCATAAAGAAACTAAATAG
- the nusG gene encoding transcription termination/antitermination protein NusG — translation MEEAKWFVIHTYSGYENKVKANLEKRVESMNMGDKIFRVLVPMEDEVEIKNGKKKITKRKIYPGYVLVEMILTDDSWYVVRNTPGVTSFVGTGNKPIPLRPAEVRQILKQMGIDEPKPKIDFVVGQSLRVIAGPFQNFIGTVEEIYPDKGKLKVLISMFGRETPVELDFSQVEKV, via the coding sequence ATGGAAGAAGCGAAATGGTTTGTCATTCATACTTATTCGGGATATGAGAATAAGGTTAAGGCCAACCTGGAAAAACGGGTTGAATCCATGAATATGGGTGACAAGATTTTCCGTGTTCTTGTCCCGATGGAAGATGAAGTTGAGATTAAAAATGGTAAGAAAAAGATTACCAAGCGGAAGATCTATCCCGGCTATGTTCTGGTTGAGATGATTTTGACCGATGATTCCTGGTATGTGGTCCGCAATACCCCTGGAGTCACCAGTTTTGTAGGTACAGGAAACAAGCCGATCCCGCTGAGGCCGGCTGAAGTGAGACAAATTCTCAAACAGATGGGAATAGATGAACCCAAGCCAAAGATTGATTTTGTGGTTGGGCAGAGTCTCCGGGTCATCGCTGGGCCTTTTCAGAATTTTATTGGCACAGTAGAGGAGATTTATCCTGATAAAGGCAAGCTAAAAGTGTTGATCTCGATGTTTGGGCGGGAAACCCCAGTCGAGCTTGATTTTTCCCAGGTGGAAAAGGTTTAA
- the rpoB gene encoding DNA-directed RNA polymerase subunit beta, producing MVYPVQVGKRVRWSYAKIDEVLEMPNLIEIQQNSYNWFLNVGLRELFQDISPIQDFTGNLVLEFIDYTLGDPKYSVDECKERDVTYAAPLRVKVRLHNKETGELKEQEVFMGDFPLMTEKGTFIINGAERVIVSQLVRSPGVYYAEQIDSSGKKLYGATVIPNRGAWLEFETDVNDNIFVRVDRTRKLPATVLIRALGYSTNAQIMSLFEGDEYIRITLDRDNTESEEEALVEIYKRLRPGEPPTVESARSLLEALFFDPKRYDLANVGRYKLNKKLKIQVPLDVSNLTKEDIVAVLGYLLKLMKGEGVVDDIDHLGNRRLRSVGELLQNQFRIGLSRMERVVRERMTIQDVDVITPQVLINIRPVVAAIKEFFGSSQLSQFMDQTNPLAELTHKRRLSALGPGGLSRERAGFEVRDVHHSHYGRMCPIETPEGPNIGLIGSLSTYARINEYGFIETPYRKVDKEKGVVTNEIEYLTADEEDQFIIAQANAPLDEHGRFKTSRVNARYGSKILVVPAEEVDYMDVSPKQVVSIATALIPFLEHDDANRALMGSNMQRQAVPLLRTDSPLVGTGMEYKAARDSGVVVIAREGGTVSRVTGDEILIKTDSGKIDRYKLLKFNRSNQGTCINQKPIVSKGQRVEAGEIIADGPSTDHGELALGRNVLVAFMTWEGYNYEDAILISEKLVKEDMFTSIHIEEYECDARDTKLGPEEITRDIPNVGEDVLKDLDERGIIRVGAEVRPGDILVGKVTPKGETELTAEERLLRAIFGEKAREVRDTSLRVPHGEAGKVVDVKVFSRENGDELAPGVNQLVRVYIAQKRKISEGDKMAGRHGNKGVISRILPEEDMPFMPDGTPIEIVLNPLGVPSRMNIGQVLECHLGWAAKTLGIKVATPVFDGASEEAIVETLKKAGLPENGKTILYDGRTGEPFDNPITVGYVYMLKLAHLVDDKIHARSTGPYSLVTQQPLGGKAQFGGQRFGEMEVWALEAYGASYTLQEILTVKSDDVVGRVKTYEAIVKGENVPEPGVPESFKVLIKELQSLGLDIKVLSEYDEEIEIKEVEEDINETAKELGLDIQGEVVDNYEDESEDVDEDDETIGELEPLDEGELDEDVDELAEDEF from the coding sequence ATGGTTTATCCAGTCCAGGTAGGGAAAAGAGTCAGGTGGAGTTATGCCAAAATCGATGAAGTTTTAGAAATGCCCAACCTTATTGAGATCCAACAAAATTCGTATAATTGGTTTCTCAACGTGGGTTTGCGGGAATTGTTTCAAGATATTTCTCCAATCCAGGACTTTACTGGCAACCTGGTTTTAGAATTTATTGACTATACCCTGGGAGATCCCAAATATTCGGTGGACGAGTGTAAAGAGAGAGACGTTACGTATGCGGCTCCTCTGCGAGTTAAAGTACGGCTACACAACAAGGAAACCGGCGAATTAAAAGAACAAGAGGTTTTTATGGGGGACTTCCCCTTGATGACGGAAAAGGGGACTTTCATTATTAATGGAGCAGAGCGGGTTATCGTCAGCCAGTTGGTCCGCTCGCCCGGTGTGTACTATGCTGAGCAGATTGACTCCAGTGGAAAAAAACTCTACGGGGCGACAGTGATCCCTAACCGTGGGGCCTGGTTGGAATTCGAGACGGATGTTAATGATAACATTTTTGTCCGCGTTGACCGGACGCGGAAGCTCCCGGCCACAGTTTTGATACGCGCACTCGGGTACTCCACCAATGCCCAGATCATGTCTTTGTTTGAAGGCGACGAGTATATTCGCATCACTTTAGACCGGGACAACACAGAATCGGAAGAAGAAGCGCTGGTGGAAATTTATAAGCGACTCAGACCGGGCGAGCCGCCAACGGTTGAGAGTGCCAGGTCGCTGCTGGAAGCATTATTCTTTGACCCTAAGCGTTATGACCTGGCTAACGTCGGACGTTATAAACTAAATAAGAAGTTGAAGATTCAGGTTCCGCTTGATGTCAGTAATCTGACCAAAGAAGACATCGTGGCCGTGCTGGGGTACCTGTTGAAATTAATGAAGGGCGAAGGTGTGGTTGACGATATTGACCACCTGGGTAATCGTCGCTTACGCTCAGTGGGAGAACTCCTGCAGAATCAGTTCCGGATTGGGTTATCGCGTATGGAGCGGGTGGTCCGGGAGCGGATGACCATTCAAGACGTGGACGTAATTACGCCCCAAGTTTTGATTAATATTCGTCCAGTGGTGGCGGCAATCAAGGAGTTTTTTGGGAGCAGCCAGTTGTCACAGTTTATGGATCAGACGAACCCGCTGGCTGAGTTGACACATAAACGCCGGCTTAGTGCCCTGGGGCCAGGGGGCTTGAGTCGAGAGCGCGCTGGATTTGAGGTGCGGGACGTTCATCATTCGCACTACGGGCGAATGTGTCCAATCGAGACGCCGGAAGGTCCTAACATCGGCCTGATCGGTTCTTTAAGCACCTATGCCCGGATTAACGAGTACGGGTTTATTGAGACACCTTATCGGAAAGTTGATAAAGAAAAGGGTGTTGTCACCAATGAAATTGAATACCTGACTGCAGATGAGGAAGACCAATTTATCATTGCTCAGGCGAATGCCCCTCTTGACGAGCACGGCCGTTTTAAAACAAGTCGGGTCAACGCCCGGTACGGCAGCAAGATTCTGGTGGTGCCGGCTGAGGAGGTTGACTACATGGACGTTTCTCCGAAGCAGGTGGTTAGTATCGCGACGGCTTTGATCCCTTTCCTGGAGCACGATGATGCTAACCGGGCCTTGATGGGTTCCAACATGCAACGGCAGGCCGTACCGCTTCTGCGGACTGATTCACCACTGGTGGGAACCGGGATGGAATACAAGGCAGCGCGCGATTCGGGGGTTGTTGTTATTGCGCGGGAAGGTGGAACTGTCTCGCGTGTGACCGGTGATGAGATCCTCATTAAGACAGATAGCGGCAAAATCGATCGCTATAAGCTGCTTAAGTTTAATCGTTCCAATCAAGGGACATGCATAAACCAGAAGCCAATTGTTTCTAAAGGGCAAAGAGTTGAGGCAGGGGAGATTATCGCCGATGGGCCTTCGACGGATCATGGGGAGTTAGCCCTGGGGCGGAATGTCCTGGTCGCTTTTATGACCTGGGAAGGTTACAACTACGAGGATGCCATCCTGATCAGCGAAAAACTGGTCAAAGAAGACATGTTTACCTCCATTCACATCGAGGAATACGAGTGCGATGCCCGGGACACCAAGTTGGGGCCGGAAGAAATTACTCGGGATATCCCTAACGTGGGGGAAGACGTGCTCAAGGACCTCGATGAGCGTGGGATTATCCGGGTCGGGGCGGAAGTCCGACCGGGCGATATCCTGGTGGGGAAGGTTACTCCCAAGGGGGAAACTGAACTGACGGCGGAGGAAAGGTTATTACGAGCGATCTTTGGCGAAAAAGCAAGAGAGGTTCGCGATACCTCGCTGCGGGTCCCGCACGGTGAGGCGGGGAAGGTCGTTGACGTTAAAGTCTTTTCCCGGGAGAACGGCGATGAGTTGGCCCCGGGTGTCAACCAATTGGTGCGTGTCTACATCGCGCAGAAACGGAAAATATCTGAAGGGGATAAGATGGCGGGTCGCCACGGCAACAAGGGGGTTATTTCCCGGATCTTACCCGAAGAAGACATGCCATTTATGCCGGACGGGACACCAATTGAGATTGTCCTCAATCCGCTTGGGGTTCCTTCTCGGATGAATATCGGGCAGGTCCTGGAGTGTCATCTGGGCTGGGCGGCAAAAACTTTGGGTATTAAGGTTGCAACGCCAGTATTTGATGGGGCCAGTGAGGAAGCAATAGTGGAAACCTTAAAGAAAGCCGGGTTGCCTGAGAACGGTAAAACTATTCTTTACGACGGACGAACAGGCGAACCTTTTGACAATCCCATTACTGTCGGTTATGTTTACATGCTGAAACTGGCTCACCTAGTCGATGACAAGATCCACGCCCGCTCAACGGGGCCGTATTCGCTGGTCACCCAGCAGCCCTTGGGTGGTAAAGCCCAGTTTGGAGGTCAGCGATTTGGCGAGATGGAGGTCTGGGCACTGGAGGCCTATGGGGCGTCCTATACCTTGCAAGAAATATTGACGGTTAAGTCGGACGACGTAGTTGGCCGGGTCAAAACCTACGAGGCCATTGTCAAAGGGGAAAATGTCCCCGAGCCGGGTGTCCCTGAATCGTTTAAGGTCTTAATTAAGGAACTACAAAGTCTTGGTTTGGACATCAAAGTTTTATCCGAATACGACGAAGAAATTGAGATCAAAGAGGTTGAAGAAGATATCAATGAAACAGCCAAGGAACTGGGGCTGGACATCCAGGGTGAGGTTGTTGATAACTATGAGGATGAAAGCGAAGATGTCGATGAAGACGACGAGACCATAGGTGAACTGGAGCCGTTAGACGAAGGGGAGCTTGACGAAGACGTAGACGAATTGGCAGAAGATGAATTCTAA
- the rplA gene encoding 50S ribosomal protein L1 yields MKKRGKKYQEAAKLVDRSVLYEPVEALQLVKKAAPAKFDETVEVAVKLGVDPRHADQQIRGAVVLPHGIGKTRKVLVFAKGDKAKEAEQAGADYVGAEDIIARIQGGWFDFDVAIATPDMMGAVGKLGKLLGPKGLMPNPKVGTVTFEIERAVKEAKAGKIQYRVDKTGIVHAPIGKVSFDVDKLKDNYQTLLETLVRARPAAAKGQYLKSITVSSSMGPGIRINPLKALTREG; encoded by the coding sequence ATGAAAAAGCGAGGAAAAAAGTATCAGGAAGCTGCTAAGCTTGTTGACCGCTCCGTGCTTTATGAACCAGTTGAGGCACTGCAGTTGGTGAAGAAGGCTGCTCCAGCCAAATTTGACGAGACGGTCGAAGTAGCAGTTAAACTAGGGGTTGACCCCCGACACGCTGACCAGCAAATCCGGGGTGCGGTAGTCTTACCGCACGGAATTGGAAAAACCCGTAAAGTTCTGGTGTTTGCCAAAGGTGATAAGGCTAAAGAAGCTGAGCAGGCCGGCGCTGATTATGTGGGAGCCGAAGATATTATTGCCCGGATCCAGGGTGGTTGGTTTGATTTTGATGTCGCGATCGCCACGCCGGACATGATGGGGGCAGTTGGTAAACTCGGTAAGCTTTTAGGCCCGAAAGGCCTGATGCCGAACCCGAAAGTCGGTACGGTTACCTTTGAAATTGAACGCGCCGTCAAAGAAGCTAAAGCAGGTAAGATTCAATATCGGGTTGATAAGACGGGAATCGTGCACGCCCCGATCGGTAAGGTTTCTTTTGACGTGGACAAACTGAAAGATAATTATCAGACATTGCTGGAGACATTGGTTCGCGCTAGACCAGCCGCGGCCAAGGGGCAATATCTGAAAAGCATCACGGTTTCGTCGTCGATGGGCCCGGGGATTAGAATCAATCCGCTGAAAGCTCTGACCAGAGAGGGCTAA